The Candidatus Latescibacterota bacterium region CCTCGAAGACTCGGCAACAATTCACTTAGCGCAGCCAGCGGGCAATTATGCAGTGCTCTCAAAAGGTAGAAAAACGATTCTTGTAGGCTATCCGATGGCTTCTGCTACTTTGCCCTGAATGAAATCAATAATTTCCTGAACCCGAGCCTCGGAAGCGATGCCGACCTCTTTGGACAGTGCCGCAATTTCTTCCCCGGTCATGCCGGTCGACATCTCAATCATATACTCTTCGATCTCGCCATCCTCAGGCACCAAACCGCACCCGCCCACAGCACCTACAAGCTCGCCCTCGTGAATGATCGGAACGGAAATTCTCAGCATCCCGCCTTCGCATTCCTCGGCAAAAGGCTTCCTGCCGGTCTGCATCAACTGCCGAAACATCTGCCCGGAGGGAGCACAGATCGCACCAT contains the following coding sequences:
- a CDS encoding PocR ligand-binding domain-containing protein, giving the protein GAICAPSGQMFRQLMQTGRKPFAEECEGGMLRISVPIIHEGELVGAVGGCGLVPEDGEIEEYMIEMSTGMTGEEIAALSKEVGIASEARVQEIIDFIQGKVAEAIG